A single genomic interval of bacterium harbors:
- a CDS encoding ABC transporter permease, giving the protein MKKLITGWSLIKLYTLLVYIWMFAPIVAVVLLSFNPKQFGSFPMEGFSFRWYNELIHNPSILGAFKNSLILGSLTSVLATAIAVPAALAFVRYEFRGKEFLNTLLIAPIMIPEVVLGVALLLFLRWLQQPKSFMLLLLGHVVLTLPYVMLVVQARMVGIKKEYEEASLSLGASPFQTFLSVTFPLLSPAIFAGMLFSFTISFDDVTATLFWATASQQTVPVKIFGMLRNSISPEINALGTVMIVLTISLPLAAGYLSRRFARGS; this is encoded by the coding sequence ATGAAGAAACTCATCACCGGCTGGTCGCTGATAAAACTCTACACCCTGCTCGTTTACATCTGGATGTTCGCCCCCATCGTCGCCGTTGTGCTGCTGTCCTTCAATCCTAAGCAGTTTGGCTCCTTCCCAATGGAAGGATTCAGCTTCCGCTGGTACAATGAATTGATTCACAACCCTTCAATTCTGGGAGCCTTTAAAAATTCCCTGATTCTTGGCTCTCTGACCTCCGTTTTAGCCACTGCGATTGCCGTTCCGGCAGCACTGGCGTTCGTCCGCTACGAATTTCGCGGAAAGGAATTTCTGAACACCCTGCTGATCGCTCCGATTATGATTCCGGAGGTCGTGCTGGGTGTTGCCCTGCTGCTGTTTCTGCGTTGGCTGCAGCAGCCGAAAAGCTTCATGCTGCTCCTGCTCGGTCATGTAGTGCTGACTCTCCCCTATGTGATGCTGGTCGTTCAGGCACGGATGGTCGGAATTAAAAAGGAGTATGAAGAAGCTTCTCTCTCCCTCGGGGCGAGTCCCTTTCAGACCTTTCTGTCTGTCACCTTTCCGCTACTGTCGCCGGCAATTTTTGCCGGGATGTTGTTTTCATTCACTATCTCTTTCGATGATGTCACCGCCACCTTGTTCTGGGCGACGGCGTCGCAGCAGACCGTGCCGGTAAAGATCTTCGGCATGCTGAGGAATTCGATCAGTCCGGAAATCAACGCCCTTGGCACCGTCATGATTGTTTTGACCATCTCCCTGCCGTTGGCAGCGGGATATTTGTCCAGAAGGTTTGCCAGGGGGAGCTAA
- a CDS encoding ABC transporter permease, producing MRQKKLRPWLLLSPSLTAIFLILVVPVCFVVVYSFWLRSPIGQDIPAFQFGNYSKFFADFFYPSLLIRTIRVALETVVLCLFMGYIPAYFFYKTESRLKPALMILVMLPFWISFIIRTLSWINILGESGLINHMLMSVGLIASPFAMLYNEGAVLMGLLQYLLPFMILNIYVSLDGIDRSLTEAAKNLGCTEWQAFKEIILPLSLPGVSAGCLLVFVLTCGTYLPPMILGGPGNEMIANLVFNRIITTLDWPFGCAISTILLALVGLIVFAYNKYLGINQVFKSLGG from the coding sequence ATGAGACAAAAAAAACTCAGGCCCTGGCTGCTTTTGTCGCCGTCTCTTACCGCCATCTTTTTGATTCTGGTGGTGCCGGTCTGCTTTGTGGTGGTCTATAGCTTCTGGCTGCGTTCTCCGATCGGGCAGGACATCCCCGCCTTCCAGTTCGGAAACTACAGCAAGTTTTTCGCTGATTTTTTCTATCCCTCTTTGTTGATCAGAACAATCCGGGTGGCCCTGGAAACTGTGGTGCTCTGCTTGTTTATGGGCTATATCCCCGCTTACTTTTTTTATAAAACCGAATCCAGGCTTAAGCCGGCGCTGATGATTCTTGTCATGCTGCCTTTCTGGATCAGTTTTATTATCCGTACCCTGAGCTGGATCAACATCCTTGGTGAATCCGGCCTTATCAACCACATGCTGATGTCGGTGGGACTGATCGCCTCGCCCTTCGCCATGCTCTATAACGAAGGCGCGGTCCTTATGGGCTTGCTGCAATACCTGCTGCCGTTCATGATTCTCAACATCTATGTCAGCCTGGACGGAATCGATAGAAGCCTGACCGAAGCGGCAAAAAACCTTGGCTGCACCGAGTGGCAGGCATTCAAGGAGATTATTCTGCCATTGAGCCTTCCCGGAGTCAGCGCAGGCTGCCTCCTGGTTTTTGTCCTGACCTGCGGCACCTACCTACCGCCGATGATCCTTGGCGGTCCCGGGAACGAAATGATTGCCAACCTGGTATTCAATCGGATCATCACTACCCTCGACTGGCCCTTCGGCTGTGCCATCAGTACGATTCTGCTCGCGCTGGTTGGCCTGATTGTTTTCGCCTACAACAAGTACCTGGGAATTAACCAGGTCTTCAAGTCTTTGGGAGGGTAG